Proteins encoded together in one Candidatus Binatia bacterium window:
- a CDS encoding type II toxin-antitoxin system HicA family toxin, which translates to MKRSSLLRHLRLHGCYLKREGASHSLWTNPATGAVESVPRHQEIPNGLARKICRNLSVPEVGAA; encoded by the coding sequence GTGAAACGGAGCAGCCTGCTCCGGCACTTGCGGCTCCATGGCTGCTACCTCAAGCGCGAGGGTGCCAGTCACTCGCTGTGGACCAACCCGGCGACGGGAGCCGTGGAGTCGGTGCCACGCCACCAAGAAATCCCGAACGGCCTCGCAAGAAAGATCTGTCGCAACTTGTCCGTGCCCGAGGTTGGTGCGGCATGA